A stretch of the Psychrilyobacter piezotolerans genome encodes the following:
- a CDS encoding rhodanese-like domain-containing protein gives MGIRSGYATMILRAGGFENVRNYEGSIYEWSGDKTMPMEK, from the coding sequence ATGGGAATAAGATCAGGTTATGCAACTATGATCCTCAGAGCCGGAGGCTTTGAAAATGTAAGAAACTATGAAGGTTCTATTTATGAATGGAGTGGCGATAAAACTATGCCAATGGAAAAATAA
- a CDS encoding TVP38/TMEM64 family protein has translation MKKLLTVVMFIVIFMIGMAGPATSKDYSVYAARPTTQTVYESTRGNVEIEKDNIFKVLFSYLTERAKLESVITMLGVWGPLAYIILYIVITISMMSVLPVTIAGGIIFGPIMGVVYTAIGAGIGLSLSFLIARYVARGAIERKFGNTAVFKKIDEGVKKDGWFILAVTRLIPIFPFGIQNYVYGLTSIGFMQYAILSTIFILLGTSVYVMLAGAFVSGDRDIVLKYSIIASLIFMGLMVVTKIIKIKMELKKIKIK, from the coding sequence ATGAAAAAACTGCTGACTGTTGTAATGTTTATAGTCATTTTTATGATTGGAATGGCTGGTCCTGCGACATCAAAGGATTATTCAGTATATGCAGCAAGACCAACTACCCAGACGGTATATGAATCCACCCGGGGAAATGTTGAAATTGAGAAGGATAACATTTTTAAAGTTCTATTTAGTTACCTTACAGAGAGGGCAAAATTAGAAAGTGTGATTACTATGTTAGGGGTATGGGGACCATTGGCATATATTATACTATATATAGTGATTACAATAAGTATGATGTCGGTACTGCCTGTCACAATAGCCGGCGGGATAATCTTCGGGCCAATAATGGGAGTTGTCTATACGGCTATTGGGGCAGGTATAGGACTTTCCTTATCTTTCCTGATAGCGAGATATGTTGCCAGGGGAGCTATTGAGAGAAAGTTTGGAAACACAGCTGTATTTAAAAAAATAGATGAAGGGGTAAAAAAAGACGGATGGTTTATTTTAGCTGTAACCAGATTGATACCCATCTTTCCATTTGGGATCCAAAATTATGTATATGGATTAACTTCTATTGGATTTATGCAATATGCCATATTATCTACAATATTTATCCTCCTGGGGACCTCTGTATATGTGATGCTGGCAGGAGCATTTGTATCCGGAGACAGGGATATAGTTTTAAAGTATTCAATCATAGCATCACTAATTTTTATGGGACTTATGGTGGTAACGAAGATTATCAAAATAAAGATGGAACTTAAAAAAATAAAAATTAAATAA
- a CDS encoding ABC transporter substrate-binding protein, with translation MKKLIFLLILTSFLLIGCGKKEETSKKDVLGMSWEEIEKNAHGQTVSITMWGGSKEINKYYDEFIAPNLKKEYNITLKRVPVTDIRQPLNKLVVEKEANKVNGSTDVIWLNGENFKFAKTNGILLGDINSKLPNIEGVDPNALRNDFGEPVDGLEAPLGQANFIMITEIKNPPKTAAELRSWVIKNPGRFTYSNPNDFVGNAFIRTLAVDLLGRDDFTVEEMGPVWDYLNEIKPYLWREGKTYPESSEKNHELFASGEVDFTISYTPSIVENKVALGEFPKDTYPYVMSVGSFTNNHYLTIAKNTQNPEAALVFINYMISNDPQEEKMKSSVWGDGAVTKKLKEELFSPQLEELSPEVTEGIKDEWYEKVAKG, from the coding sequence ATGAAAAAATTAATATTTCTATTGATATTAACGAGTTTTTTATTGATAGGCTGCGGAAAAAAAGAAGAAACGTCGAAAAAAGACGTTCTGGGTATGAGCTGGGAAGAGATTGAAAAAAACGCTCATGGCCAGACTGTGTCTATAACCATGTGGGGGGGAAGTAAGGAGATTAATAAATATTATGATGAATTTATAGCTCCTAATCTGAAGAAAGAATATAATATAACTTTAAAAAGAGTACCGGTTACGGATATCAGGCAGCCTCTGAATAAGTTGGTTGTAGAGAAAGAAGCCAATAAAGTAAATGGAAGTACCGATGTTATCTGGCTCAATGGAGAAAATTTTAAATTTGCTAAAACTAACGGGATTTTACTGGGAGATATCAACTCCAAGCTTCCAAATATAGAGGGGGTCGATCCAAATGCTCTTAGGAATGATTTTGGTGAGCCGGTAGACGGACTGGAAGCGCCTCTGGGACAGGCTAACTTTATAATGATAACGGAGATAAAAAATCCTCCTAAGACAGCAGCAGAATTAAGATCGTGGGTGATAAAAAACCCAGGAAGATTTACCTATTCCAATCCCAATGATTTTGTAGGGAATGCCTTCATAAGGACACTGGCTGTAGATCTGTTGGGAAGAGATGATTTCACAGTGGAAGAGATGGGACCGGTATGGGACTACTTAAACGAAATAAAGCCCTATCTGTGGAGGGAAGGAAAAACTTATCCTGAATCTTCAGAAAAAAATCATGAATTGTTTGCCAGTGGAGAGGTTGATTTCACTATCAGCTATACTCCCAGTATCGTAGAAAATAAAGTAGCTTTAGGAGAATTTCCCAAAGATACATATCCATATGTGATGAGTGTTGGGAGTTTCACAAACAATCATTATCTGACTATAGCTAAAAATACACAAAATCCAGAAGCAGCTTTGGTTTTTATAAACTATATGATCTCAAATGACCCCCAGGAGGAGAAGATGAAGTCTTCGGTATGGGGAGACGGGGCAGTTACAAAAAAATTAAAGGAAGAGTTGTTTTCACCTCAACTGGAGGAGTTGTCTCCAGAGGTAACGGAAGGGATAAAAGATGAATGGTATGAGAAAGTGGCAAAGGGTTAA
- a CDS encoding TVP38/TMEM64 family protein has translation MKYRKDKMLKIGVLIVITGLYFLIPAVKINVNQAIFILQNVDVDLARGYILGFGMWAPVVSFLLMILQSIAAPLPAFIITFANAGLFGWVKGALLSWTSSMAGAALCFYIAKFYGRDAVIKLTGKYALDSVDDFFDRYGKYTILIARLLPFISFDIVSYAAGLTSMSFFSFFIATGIGQLPATIIYSYIGSMLTGTTKTIVVGLLMLFAISTLIFLFKKVWNDKKQSRDTTGLENVN, from the coding sequence GAAAAGATAAGATGCTAAAAATAGGAGTTTTGATAGTCATAACAGGGTTATATTTTTTAATACCGGCAGTGAAAATAAATGTCAATCAGGCTATTTTCATCCTTCAAAATGTAGATGTTGATTTGGCAAGAGGTTATATTTTAGGATTTGGAATGTGGGCACCAGTTGTATCATTTTTATTGATGATATTACAATCTATAGCAGCACCCCTTCCAGCCTTTATAATAACCTTTGCAAATGCTGGTTTATTTGGCTGGGTAAAAGGAGCTCTTTTATCATGGACCAGTTCCATGGCAGGAGCAGCACTTTGTTTTTATATAGCAAAGTTTTACGGAAGAGATGCAGTGATAAAATTAACCGGTAAATATGCATTGGACAGTGTAGATGATTTTTTTGATAGATATGGAAAATATACAATATTGATAGCACGTTTACTGCCGTTTATTTCTTTTGATATTGTCAGCTATGCCGCCGGATTAACTTCTATGAGTTTTTTCAGCTTTTTTATTGCAACTGGTATAGGACAGCTGCCGGCAACGATAATTTATTCATACATTGGAAGTATGTTAACAGGTACAACCAAAACAATAGTGGTTGGATTACTTATGTTATTTGCAATAAGTACATTAATATTTTTATTTAAAAAGGTTTGGAATGATAAGAAACAGTCAAGAGATACTACAGGATTAGAAAACGTAAACTAA
- a CDS encoding ABC transporter permease subunit has translation MNGMRKWQRVKEHLGILPSIVVMSALFWSGILESFKQIFNYKLLEKIINKGDFLNSLAYTARLSLCSIILVGIISLLGIYILYLLSTEVGPAKLNGIKMFLLSPMYIPYLLGGYMMAILIGQSGIISTLCHRLGWIHKMTEFPVLVNESHGYSIILTYGWKASPFVILMVYSTMIKINNEWLDVAKVYGVNRYHFFKEVVFPIIFPIYLSSLFVVFAHIFASFEVPYLLGVTYPRTLPVLAYEKYARNSIANRGEVMVINSIIILLTAGMALLIYKLNKSLGERVELELEK, from the coding sequence ATGAATGGTATGAGAAAGTGGCAAAGGGTTAAGGAACACCTGGGGATTCTGCCCAGTATCGTGGTGATGTCAGCCTTATTTTGGAGTGGAATACTGGAATCTTTTAAGCAGATATTTAATTATAAGCTGCTGGAAAAAATAATAAATAAGGGAGATTTTTTAAATTCTCTGGCTTATACAGCCAGACTGAGTCTGTGCTCTATAATTTTAGTAGGAATAATATCTCTTTTGGGAATATATATCCTCTATCTCCTCAGTACAGAGGTCGGTCCGGCAAAATTAAACGGGATAAAGATGTTTTTACTTTCGCCTATGTATATCCCCTATCTTTTAGGAGGATATATGATGGCTATTTTAATTGGCCAGAGCGGAATTATCTCCACCCTGTGCCATAGATTGGGGTGGATTCATAAGATGACTGAATTCCCGGTTTTAGTCAATGAGAGTCATGGATATTCAATCATATTGACCTATGGATGGAAGGCCAGTCCCTTTGTGATCCTCATGGTCTATTCAACGATGATAAAGATAAACAATGAATGGCTGGATGTGGCCAAAGTGTACGGAGTAAATAGATATCATTTTTTTAAAGAGGTGGTATTTCCAATAATTTTCCCGATCTATCTCAGTTCATTATTTGTAGTATTTGCTCATATATTTGCTTCATTTGAGGTTCCGTATCTGCTGGGAGTAACCTACCCCAGAACTCTGCCGGTTTTAGCCTATGAAAAATACGCAAGGAATAGTATAGCCAACAGGGGAGAGGTAATGGTAATAAACAGTATAATCATATTACTAACGGCCGGTATGGCACTGCTTATCTATAAATTGAATAAATCACTGGGAGAAAGGGTGGAATTAGAATTAGAAAAATAA
- a CDS encoding sulfurtransferase produces the protein MRKKYTMGLLILCGLMVFLFNGCGKSPAEEVKKIDLSIYEKGDYFISPEELKTLLGTENLVLLDCNNPKLYAKEHIKGAVGIGFHAFSEKVGKPGDPGWGTIKSKEELTKKLISLGIDNEKIVVLYSDLFKGPGADGRAAWQLRLAGMKNVKILHGGSGYWKELGYEMTNDVTVKPTPSTGVTLKDYDRSFMVTKDEIYKNLGKTTLIDVRTKKEFDGSQNAGEPRGGHIKGAKHLLWTDLLNKNGTLKTPKEMEEIMSEMGVSKKDDFTLY, from the coding sequence ATGAGAAAAAAATACACCATGGGATTACTTATTCTATGTGGATTGATGGTTTTTTTATTTAATGGTTGTGGTAAATCACCGGCTGAGGAAGTAAAAAAAATAGATCTTTCCATATATGAAAAAGGAGATTATTTTATCAGCCCGGAGGAGCTTAAAACGTTATTAGGAACAGAAAATTTAGTATTACTGGACTGTAATAATCCTAAATTATACGCTAAAGAGCATATAAAAGGAGCAGTTGGAATCGGATTCCATGCTTTTTCAGAAAAAGTCGGAAAACCAGGAGATCCAGGTTGGGGGACTATAAAATCAAAGGAAGAGCTGACTAAAAAACTTATTTCATTGGGGATAGACAATGAAAAAATAGTGGTACTCTACTCCGATTTATTTAAAGGTCCCGGAGCAGATGGACGTGCAGCCTGGCAATTAAGATTAGCAGGAATGAAAAATGTTAAAATCCTTCATGGAGGGTCCGGTTATTGGAAAGAACTTGGTTATGAGATGACGAATGATGTTACAGTTAAACCAACACCTAGTACTGGTGTGACTTTAAAAGATTATGACAGAAGTTTTATGGTAACGAAGGACGAAATTTATAAGAATTTAGGAAAAACAACACTTATCGATGTAAGAACTAAAAAAGAATTTGATGGATCGCAAAATGCAGGAGAGCCTAGAGGCGGCCATATAAAAGGGGCAAAGCACCTTCTTTGGACAGATTTGTTGAATAAAAATGGAACTTTAAAGACTCCAAAAGAGATGGAAGAGATAATGAGTGAAATGGGTGTTTCTAAAAAAGATGATTTTACACTCTACTGA
- a CDS encoding (Fe-S)-binding protein: MIPEKLREKIEEIIDGCLECKSKPCMKNCIMLNEFGEDPKSILKECIAKNEIPDKLVYSCNMCNRCTIACPKDYKIQDIFMESRILKIKRNNGKSPMKGHRAIEAHQYLGYSNFFNTVNKAPKGNKTKRIFFPGCSLPSYNSKAVGNILDFLQEKYDGEIGSVLKCCGKPTKSLGQVEAFEKRYAAVQKAIDDTGAEEIIVACQSCYRVFKEHSPNQRVRSLWEILPELGLPEQTKEIGKDSDVVFGIHDSCSTRDNVEIQNGVRRILAQMGYKTEESVNTRGNTRCCGFGGMVMPANPEVAHAVITERGTEYKTDHIVSYCAACRESMENAGKDSVHILDLVFGDRYIKASAEKRSQGSVRQWINRFKSKKELNKRK, translated from the coding sequence ATGATTCCTGAAAAACTTAGAGAAAAAATAGAAGAAATAATCGATGGTTGTTTAGAATGTAAATCTAAACCTTGTATGAAAAACTGTATAATGTTAAATGAATTTGGAGAAGATCCTAAGTCAATTCTTAAGGAATGTATAGCGAAAAATGAAATACCGGATAAACTGGTATATTCATGTAATATGTGTAACAGGTGTACAATTGCCTGTCCAAAAGACTATAAAATACAGGATATCTTTATGGAGAGTAGAATTCTAAAAATAAAGAGAAATAATGGTAAATCACCTATGAAGGGTCATAGAGCAATAGAAGCTCACCAATATTTAGGGTATTCAAATTTCTTTAATACAGTCAATAAAGCTCCTAAGGGAAATAAAACTAAAAGAATATTTTTTCCGGGGTGTTCCCTGCCTTCTTATAATTCAAAAGCAGTGGGAAATATATTGGACTTTTTACAGGAAAAATATGATGGAGAGATAGGATCGGTCTTAAAATGCTGCGGGAAACCAACAAAATCTCTGGGACAGGTAGAGGCTTTTGAAAAAAGATATGCTGCAGTCCAGAAAGCTATAGACGATACAGGAGCAGAGGAAATTATCGTAGCATGCCAGTCATGTTATAGGGTCTTTAAAGAACACAGCCCCAATCAAAGGGTAAGGTCTTTATGGGAAATATTACCGGAATTAGGACTGCCTGAGCAGACTAAGGAGATAGGAAAAGATTCGGATGTGGTATTTGGTATCCATGATTCGTGTTCTACGAGAGACAATGTGGAGATCCAAAATGGGGTCAGACGGATCTTAGCTCAGATGGGATATAAGACCGAAGAGTCTGTAAATACAAGGGGAAATACAAGGTGCTGCGGATTTGGAGGAATGGTAATGCCGGCTAACCCAGAAGTAGCTCATGCAGTTATAACTGAGAGGGGAACGGAATATAAGACAGATCATATAGTAAGTTATTGTGCTGCATGCAGGGAATCTATGGAAAATGCAGGAAAAGATTCTGTGCATATCCTGGATCTGGTGTTTGGAGACAGGTATATAAAGGCTTCAGCAGAAAAAAGATCTCAAGGTTCGGTTAGACAATGGATCAACAGGTTTAAATCTAAAAAAGAATTGAATAAAAGAAAATAA